CCATATTTAAGCACACGTACAGGGAGGAAAACATGACACCGTTCGCaggattaatatgtgataaataATTGGATGATACCTGATTAACAACGTTTGTTCGGACGAGCTTAATCACGCTAATAGTTACTTATATATTTTACGAATGGCTATGGCCACGTTGAAATTGGCTGCTCCTTGTAATGGGCTAGTACATGCCACCTTTGCACATGAACGTTGTAGAGACTACTCGTGTTGTCCTTCCATGACAacgcttgttgttgttgtaggTATTATAAGCAGATAATTATACCATCTTTAATAAGATACTGACATGTAttagtattatattttatagtgtaaaatttagtagtGTCATATAGATCTCTCAAATTTTAGTATCTAGTATAGTCTATAGATACTTTTTTATGGACTGTAAAATATATATCTTATTGTGTGAATCGTACGCCAAAAACGTAGAGTTCGTATTTCCACATAACACAATTCTATTTCTgtcagaaaaaaattaaaaagggcCTTAGTTTTGTTTGTGAAAATgttgaaacaaaaaattattaaaaattagCTGTCACGACGTGCATTTCCACTGAAGATTCTGCAACTTAACATGGAGTACGTCTTTCACAGCTAGGAGCAAGAAGCCGCAGGATCATTTGATTGGACACAGCTAACTAAAAGCTCGATGTGAGCCAGCCCTTTGGAATAATCATCTACTTTGTGCATCCAGCTTTGTTCTGCACGACTCTGGGATCATCGATCGATACTATCGTTAGCTTCGCTGGAAACAGGCAGCTAGCTAGTGCTGATCATATCGCCGGCCGGATCATATGACTAATTCTACTTTGCCCAGTTGGAAACCTGACATGAAAGCCAGCCCATATGCAAGTCATTGGAAGCTGCAACACATGCAGCTGCTGCCGCAACGGCCACAGAAAGCAGCATACAGCTTTGTTCCTACCTtgaggccttgttcggttacacCCGGATTCAATCCGGACCAGAAATGAAGTGTAGCAAGAAATTTATGATAGATACAATAAGAAACCAGGATTTATTCTGGACTGATAATCAATTTACTTATGATAGGGACAATAAGAGACCGGGAATCAATCCACTAGTTAAGAGGTGTGGAACTAATCCGGATATTCTGTTGTACCTATCATGACTAAATTGGTTTCCGGCCCAGAATAAATCCCGGTCTCTTATTGTAtctattataaattttttattatacttGTCATTCCCGGCTCGGATTGAATCTAGGCGTAAACGAAACAAGGCCTGATAGTTGATAGACATGATCGTTCAGTGCACAAAGAATGGAAAGAGGTGTGGTCACCTTTTGTCTTTCTGTTGCATTCCTTATATCACAGCATGGTGATTGGTGAATTGTGTTCTTGTGCAAGCAGCATTGATTGTTTGAAACATCTAGAGTAAGAAACAACATAAGATTTGTAGATGCATGATAGAAATGATGGTGTTTTGGGGCTGAACATTTTCTTGGAACGATGCGTATCTCTTCTTTATCGATGAAATGGATCAGAACTTCAGCCttttctaccttttttttttaaaaaaaagagtgatGTACGATAGAAATCCTTTGGATGCTCTTTCTTGTCTTAGATGGCTGCACACCGTTGAACCGACTATCACCGggaaaaggttaaaaaaaaatttttcTAATCTCCCTAGCTAACTATCATGACATCTACTGACTTCTGCTGCTCAAAACCCTACCAAAGTTGTTGAACCACCACACCGTCGTATCCAAGGTCAGTAAAAAAGATGATATCGACACAATGGCAGCACATATATACCTGAATGTCAAAACCGTCCAAAtccttgggttgaaaatgtaaTGCTATAAGTGAGGAAATGCTCAAGAATCTCTGTTCGTTAGTGTCTTCAGGACATGAACTATGTTCACTGCCCCTGCCACTCTGCTGCTAGCTCATCAGACCCTCCACTTTCCCCTCTGAAATCTAGGTGAAAATGATATCGAGAGACTGAAATTTCTGGTTGCAATGAGCAATATATACAAGTAATACAAATAAATTAAGAGAAATAGCATGATGTTGTAATGCACATAGCACCAGTACCATTGATGTATAGACTCAATTTATTTACTTATGATCAGCAAGCATCAGAGAAACGATCGAGGCCGGCTCAACCTGAAACCATATAAACATTAGACGTATGTTCTTGTCCTGCACTTTTTCCCCCTGTAATGCAATCGAGGAGAAAATGTGAGATAGACCTTGAAATGTCCAGGTGAAATCAACACATACATATACAAGTAAGACCAAACAAATCATGTTGTAATGCATATAGCACCAGACTTCATTTATTTATGATATGCAACACTCTCACAGTGCATCCGGCGATCGAGTCGATATCAACCACCACATAATTAACCTGACCGATATACAACCTGAAGCCATAAAAGCAGTAGACCCAATGGAGCAGTAATCTTTTCCGATTTTGCGATTTGATCATCCGatcatggatcgatcgatcacttgTCCTCATGGATGAAGAAGCCGTAGAATCCACCGACCACGGTGGCCGCGGCCATGACCcacgccacggcggcgacggggagcggcatcagcgccgccaccttccaTGTAAAGACGGCGGTGAGCGATGTGGCGAGGATCCAGACGGCGGCCCTGATCCGGCCCCTCGCCGCCGATCCGTGCGGCGCCTGATCGAACTGGCGGATGCACCAGAAGAGGAGCAGCAGGTTGAGATAGGCGAAGGTGACAAACGCGATCGCGCCGCGATCCCCTTCCGCGCGGTAGATGCAGAGCGCGAAGTTGATGGCGAGGGCGACGAAGCCGATCAGGGACGCCCACGGGACGCGGCgcacgccgccgttgccgcgattgctcgccggcgccgggggaTTCAGGAGGGGATCGCTAGTTTTCGTCATGGTTCCCTCGCCGTGAAGGGTTGGACTCACGCGGTGGTCAAAAGTCTAGTCTCTGCGTTCGCAGCACTCAAAACGGAGCGATCGATTAGATAAGCACCagctaaaataaattaaaaaatatattaatatgatttttaaaacaaatttttataaaatcatttttaaaaaaatacacagtTTAATAGTTTGTAAAGTGCACGTGCGAAAAACATAgtaaaaagttagaaaagtaGTTGACAAACACTGCCTTATGCTCGTGGGTTACAATGGATCTTGTTAAATCGGTCTTTCTCTAGAGGTATTTTGTCATTTGTttttttgccatttttttttacGTATCAGTTCTTTTAATTGCAAGGATATGagggattaaatatttttatatgggaTAAGTGTATGAACGGGTGAAACTTTGGCAGTAGGGATATCGGATAATAGTGTTAAAAACCTAGAATTGAAAAGTGTATATGGGATAAGTGTATGAAGGAAAACCGAACATAATATCGATAATTTTATTTGACTAGTATGAGTacttaagtttatagaaaaattgtaAGGACAGAAAATTGATACATGCAACGAAAATTCGGCCATCTCCAAGAAATTTGTCCCATACAAATTCATCCCTTCTTTTCAAACCTTATTTGATTGTTCCACGTGAACATCTTTTATAGTCTCCATTGTTTTCGTACGAAGGCTTCTTTAGAATAAGGTTGGAACATAGACAAGCACATAAAGATAcgaaaatatagtaatataatGGGAATCTGTGCTTAATAAAATAGATAATTGAAAAACGAAAGTGTTGTTTGAAAGGAATTGATCATTTAGAGCTAGCCTGATTTGACTTGGGCTTTTCAAAGGATTGAAAAAACAAAGTAtagttctttgtttttttttcttatacacATTTGTTAGCTTCTAAGGTGGAATAGCGACAATTCCTATTGAATTTCAAATTCTACGTTTTTCTCCACAAATCCTTCAATCCGATCAAATGATGcctaaataaattattttctaaaaaaaaggatGCACCCTCTTTCAGGCTCACACGTATTTCTTTTAAAACAAAAATCATCTAGGCTACGTGGTAAATTGTTTTTAGTGAATTTCAGTTTAAGGCTTCTTTTGTAACTAAAGCTTCGTCTCGCTAATTTATTTAGCCCGTGCtttttaggccttgtttagttctaaactttttcttcaaacttccaagttttccatcacatcaaaactttcctatacacataaactttcaacttttccatcacatcgttccaatttcaaacaaacttataattttagcgtgaactaaacacacccttacttTGGGACATTTTTAGCCTTTTCTACACCCTTTTAGCcaatgggtgtgtttagttccaaagtttttttttcaaacttccaactttccatcacatcaaacattttatacacacaacttttcagtcacattgtctccaatttcaaccaaattttaaactttgggccaatctaaacacagccagtTTATGGAGGCGGAGAACATCAAAGTTGACTAAgaaacactggtggagaaaccctttgtagtcccggtttgtaaccccctttagtcccggtttccaaaccgggagtaccaatccgggactaaagatcgctatctttagtcccggttggtaatgcctcagccacgtggccggctgagccatctttagtcccgggactaaagatcgagttgacctttttatatatatataaaccatgcatatatatgattcaatacatacatacatgcatacatacgtacatacatacatacatacatacatacatatatgtacatgtgtgtgtgtgtgtatatatatatatatatatatatatatatatatatatatatatatatatatatatatatatatatatatatatatatatatatatatatatatatatatatatatatatatatatatatatgtatatatatatatatacatatatatatatatatatatacatatatatatatacatatacatatatatatatatacatatatatatatacatatacatatatatatatacatatatatatatatacatatacatatatatatatatggttcagtacatatgtacatgcataatatatatgtatttatacatatatatgttatgcaaatgcatatgtgtgtgtgtatatatatatatatatatatgaccaaaatatatttatattatagaaaatgtgtacacatgcatatagaaacatatgtagtcatgtattaattacaatccattatatgtcctagctagctacgatttcgacgtagtagtagtacttgctgctagctcagaagctaaggaccggtgaattgtgtttccgtcgtagtagaattcacccttgggatcaaggatttcttcgttgatgaatcccatgagttgttcttgaaccgccgcgataaattccttgtgtgtggtcaggttatccctcatgcgaataaactatatgaatgtatgaaattgattagtaattaaacaagaaatcgttacgtaatgaaattttgaatttatttgtacgtacatcgagctctcttgtggtgatgatttggtctgcaaggcagtggctgtcacgcccagaaatttaacccaaatttccagactattttgcgtattaaatccctgtccaggaccagccagggtacacaaaatgacaagtaatatacagttccaaacgtaaataaagcgtaaaatacttacggaagaggcacttagtcctcacacagaaacagaacgacagcagcggaaaaaggcgatcctagcggggcttcagctccactccacaggcaaaactcaactgggatctgagccttggtcctctaactccatcttcagctcagaagcactacacttctgaaaagggggaataatagcaagactgagtacaaccaccgtactcagcaagccacaccaacgatgcagacgtgcaaggggatacaaggaggggtttgtggctatttgcataaaggcagttgtaaaacattttattgagcaaaacagtaaaactgttgagtaattaaagtaatattgaatctccactgatcaacgctacaccaagTTGaataggcccaaccaacccacctgaactacagtgtattgggtcgatttattaagatgggactaatcacggtgaatctggtcgaccgcccataaccgcgggcacggctattcgaatagttttactctgatcagaggtgtacaactgtacccacaagacacagccccatgacacgttaccgtgcgccgacatgtcaccacgacataccggaaagaggccgtgacaggacccttcgcataaccccctctaaccaagcacaccacacctcaggtttcacccccatccccagcgggcaacgggcagtcccctctcgtgcctaggtgaatccggaagcgacagaggccgtcccagggcccgccccgctccatcacgcccacccttgcctggatgcgtcggctagaggaaagctacactacaagcccagccgttgcccacgctggcttgtggtaagtacgataagttcttccagggcatcccgcgaaccggtccttaattgacatgggtgcgactagcaaaaccatgcacccacagcccaccattcagtcgcattttagttggataattacgaccatgaagcatggctagatgtctcgagcacgcagctcactctgatactaaaaaggtctaatactgtaattatcccatcaactgagctagtggtaattaagcatggctaagcatatagttctagctaggtcacataagtaacatgagctagtcgattcattacccaaggttgacaaagaacagatatcaagtaaacatggcacaagcgagcagataggtaatacccggatcccatgtaattagcaaaacatgcatatttatttgtaaacggtaaaacatttataaattgggatcaacatgctcaaggggaatgtgtgacttgccttgcttcttcacttggatcttctgaactcttatccctgcgaacgcgatcttccgaaacgacgggaactacacgctggcacgcaaaacgaggaaaaactctaataaaaaccaaggaaacagtacataaaaagtaaacaaacatgtagagctcaattttagatgaattttgcaagctgaacggctcaattcggagttcgaatgaattagatatgaattttagaagttttgagccatttaaatgaatttctagaattattaacgaattatgacgcaattattatttatttttccaaaggaaaagatggttgctgacgtcatcaaaggggaggggcggcgccggcaagcgggccccaccggtcagcggcacaagggcgccggtccaccgtggaccgggaccaccgaggcggtccaccaCCGGTCCACGAGAACCGATGGTCCGGATCGGCCCAAGCCGATCGGGCGGCcaggggcggcgcggctggggcacagcacggcacaaagccggcctaGCTGAGCCATGGCGCGGCGGTAGCGCGGTCTCCGGAGACGGCGACCGacgggcggcgcgggagaggcggcacgcatgggcggcggcggcgcacgagatCGACGCGGCGCGACAAGGAGGGTCCGGGTGGCCCaggcgagcggggcggcggcgcacggccaggtggtcaccggcggcggccaccggcgcggcagcgcgcacgggagacagaggagggaggcaaggaGGGAGACGAGGAGCTCACCAAGGACGCGGCGACGAGGGGCGGGGAAAGGCGGGGAGCTCGGCGTCGGTGCTCCTCGGGACGAAGGCGGAACAgcggcccggcggcgttccGCGAGCGGgaaccggcggacggcggctggAAGGACCTGGGGAGGATGGGGGAGAGgttaggagggggagagagggctcCCAGCGGCATGAATCGCTGGTCGGAGGTGAGAACGGGCGGCGGATGCTCACCGGCGCGAGGGGAACCGTGTCCCGGCGGGATCCTGGCCGTgaaaagcggcggccgaggtgctcctcggcgctgcgaagcgagcggcggcggcggcggcgctgcttgGGGTGGTTAGGAGCGGCGCcaagcggcggctggaggtggtaaagacggtggagagaggtggtgcgcgtggcgacggtgtttcagaggcggggaggggaaatggagcggatGCCGGGGTGCGGTGGGACGCTGCGATGCTATAGGTGGCAGCGGCGCAGTGCGGGGGCGACGGaagtggcgacggcgcgcggctggaGGGTCGTCGGCGTGCGGCGGCACACGGGAGTGGCGTGGGGAGCTCGAGAGAGCGCGGGGGAGGGGGCAGTGAGTTGGGGAAACGGATGAGGGGAGGTCAGGGTGCATTTTTATAGGCCCCGGAGGGGGAGATCGTGGCCGTGgcgggcggcaacggccggcggatggagctccggcgacgtgggcgagtgGGGCTCGAACGGCGCCGATTTTTGGGGGGGGGAAATGGGGGAGAAagtggaggaaggggaggacgtGGGGTGGACCACGTCTGCATGCGCGCGGGAGCGTGGAGGCACGCGGAGGAAGCGGCGTCGTGGGGTGGCtcaggcggccatggcggcagttggagctggaggaaagggatgacaggtggggtccacgggtcccacctgtcggagagagagggagggagaggccggctggggaggcagaacggacttgagggagagagagagccgagcgggccgagggaggaggccggcccgagagggagagaaagggggcgcgcgggccgcgggagagaaaggagggattgggccgaaaggggcccaaagagaggaaggaggattttatttgttttctttttattttaattgatgcaatgatctttgtgctattaaaactatttctcgagctccgaaagttcatggaaaattccggagagtacattagggcacaaagaatattacaaaatattcccggccaataatttttaaaggaaatttttaattccctcaataattcacttgattaagttgatttaacttttgtttaatttctataaaatgtattattaattgatttttattcccgaacgaaaatcagggtgttacagtggcaatactcgcatacgtaatagccgcacaagttagttccctgcttttgctttgcgcactacaaataaatgacaaacaacgagagatctaattaatatacacttctatgtatttgaatcggagaaatataaaagtagagcatgtgtactcacaggaaatttgaacttccgcctaagtctttctctccatttgccgcggaccaaatgacggaaccgataccaagccctacatagagtttaaagctatgattcgtagtagcaattaacataacaagattttcttaattaacagaggaacttatgacggtacctgtctataagttcgaaaaccttgtcaaacgtagactcttttttatccattgagtcatatacgttgacggtgcaggccgacaggtcgaagagtaaaagcacccagtgtcatctgcaatgtgcgtgggatgcattacatatgaaacacttagcaagttcgtacgggaatgaaatttggtatgtaggaagactgtaaaattaaactaactctgtgttgtacggcaacagtatgaacgtcttgtaatgctgcgccttcaggagatggacgagattgtcctctgtttcttgtggatattggtcgagcattgcgacgtttactctctGAGGGttgatgaatccagtatcgaaaaccctccgccgtcgggccctttgaatctccattctataacgataaaagggagtatattattttctatagtctacttatatacagggacctaattaattaaaggagacgtatagtaagaaatctaactgaacgatatacttacaaaatccagcaactcataatagagacgtcgagggcgtccagctggtatagttcgtagattcccctgaaattgatccagagaatg
The Oryza sativa Japonica Group chromosome 6, ASM3414082v1 DNA segment above includes these coding regions:
- the LOC4340123 gene encoding uncharacterized protein, translated to MTKTSDPLLNPPAPASNRGNGGVRRVPWASLIGFVALAINFALCIYRAEGDRGAIAFVTFAYLNLLLLFWCIRQFDQAPHGSAARGRIRAAVWILATSLTAVFTWKVAALMPLPVAAVAWVMAAATVVGGFYGFFIHEDK